The genomic segment CCTGAACTTCGCATCTCGCTGGCCGAATGGTCGCTGCATCGCACGATCTTTTCCGGAGCGCTGCACCCGCTCGACTTCCCCGTTGTCGCCCGACGCGATTTCGGCATCGATGCCGTCGAATACGTCAACCAGTTTTTTCTGCCGTCGGACCTATTCGTCGCCGAACTCAAACGGCGTGCTGACGGCGAAGGCGTGCAGAGCCTGTTGATCATGGTGGATGTATGCGGCCGGCTCGGCGACGCCGATGCGCGTCTCCAGGCCGATGCCGTCGACCGGCACCTCCGCTGGCTGGACGTCGCCGCCGCGCTCGGGTGCTACGCCATCCGTATCAACGCCCGCAGCGACGGCTCCGCCGAGGAACAGACGCAGCGCATGACCGACGGCCTCCGCCGTCTCGGCGCAGAGGCGGCCGGGCGGGGCCTGTCCGTACTCGTCGAGAACCATGGCGGTTTTTCGAGCCACGGCGACTGGCTCGCTGGCCTCATGACATCGGTCGATCTCCCCAACGTCGGGACGCTACCGGATTTCGGCAACTGGTACCCGGCCGATGAATACGGCGGCCCCACGCCCGTCGGCAAGGCCGGGCTGTATTACGACCGGTATCTCGGGGTCGGAGAGATGATGCCGTTTGCGCTGCGCAGCGTCAGCGCGAAGTCGTACGCCTTCGACGAGGCCGGCAACGAGACGAGCATCGACTATGCACGGATGGCCGGCGTGATCGCGCACCACGGTTTTTCAGGCTGGGTGGGCATCGAATACGAAGGCACCGCCCTGCCCGAAACCGAGGGAATCCGCGCCACGAAACGCCTCCTCGAGCGCGTCATCGGCCGGCAGGAACGCGGGATGTAGGGGGGTGGGGGGATGCAAGATTTAGGGGGATGCAAGATGCAGGATGCAGGATGTACTCGAGATATCTCCAATATCCTGCATCCAACATCCTGCATCCAACTTCCTGCATCCCACTTCCCGCTTCCTGCATCCAACATCCCGCATCCCCCCATCCCTTCACGCCATACCGGACAGCGTGTCGTTGATTGGTTTCAGCGCGGGATACAGCGCCCGGTACTGGTCGTAGTAGAGCGCGTAGGCGGCCACGGATTCTTCGCGGCAGGGGGTGCTTCCGGTGATCCGGATGCATGACCGGGCGGCGGTGTCGACATCCGGCCACGCGCCGGCGCCCACGCCGGCCAGCAGCGCCGCCCCGTAGGCCGCGCCTTCGGTCGTGTTCACCGTCACCAGCTCTGCCCCGAGGATGTCGGCCAGGATCTGACGCCAGACGGCGGACTTTGCGCCGCCGCCCGAGATGCGTACCTGACGCGGCGCCGGCAACCCCGAGGTACGTAGCAGCTCGAAGCTGTCCTTCAGCCCGAAACCGACGCCTTCCAGCACCGAACGCGTCATGTGGTTTCGGGTGTGTCGGACGGTCAGCCCGACGTAGGCGCCCCGCGCGTACGGGTCGGGATGCGGGGTGCGTTCCCCCGTCAGATAGGGCAGGAAGAGCAGGCCTTCGCTTCCCTCCGGGATGTCGGCTGCCGCGGTGACCAGTTCCTCGAAATCGATGCCCGGGGCGATGGTGTCGCGATGCCAGCGCAGGCTGCCCGCCGCCGAGAGCATCACGCCCATCATGTGCCATCTGCCGGGAACGGCGTGGCAGAAACCATGCAGCCGGCCCTCCGGCTCGATCGCCGGCTGGTTCGCGCTGGCGAACACCACGCCGGACGTCCCCAGCGTCAGCGCCACGATGCCTTCCTCGACCGCCCCGACGCCGACGGCCTGCGCCGCCTGGTCGCCGCCCCCGCCCACGACGGGGATGCCGGCGGGAATCCCGAGCACCGCCGCCGCGTCGGCGGAAACGCGGCCGGTGATCTCCGGACCCTCATGCGTGTCCGGCAGCCAGTGGCGCGGGATGTCGAGTGCTTCCAGGACGTCGGGCGACCAGTCGCGGCTGCGGACATCGAGCAGGAGCGTGCCTGCGGCGCCGGCGCGGTCGGTGGCGTAGTCGCCTGTGAGCCGGTAGCGGACATAGTCTTTCGGCAGCAGCATCTGGGCGATGCGGCTGTAATGCTCCGGCTCGTTGTTGCGCACCCAGAGCACCTTGGGGGCGGTGAAGCCGGTCAGGGCGTCGTTTCCGGTGAGCTGGATCAGCCGTTCTTTGCCCACGCGCTCGCGGATTTCGTCGCACTCAGCGCCGGTGCGCTGATCGTTCCAGAGCAGCGCCGGCCGGATCACCTCGCCGTGCGCATCCAGCAGCACCAGGCCGTGCATCTGTCCCGTCAAGCCGATGCCGGCGATCTCCTTCGGGTCGATGCCTGTCTTTCCGATCACCGCGCGCACGCTGTCGACCGTACCCTTCCACCAGTAATGCGGGTCCTGCTCGCTCCAGAGCGGGCGAGGCGTATCGTACGGGTATTCGGACGAGGCGACGCCGGCCACTGCGCCGGATTCGTCCATGATCAGGGCCTTGGTGGCCGTCGTCGA from the Rhodothermales bacterium genome contains:
- a CDS encoding sugar phosphate isomerase/epimerase family protein, which gives rise to MNAPAIQPELRISLAEWSLHRTIFSGALHPLDFPVVARRDFGIDAVEYVNQFFLPSDLFVAELKRRADGEGVQSLLIMVDVCGRLGDADARLQADAVDRHLRWLDVAAALGCYAIRINARSDGSAEEQTQRMTDGLRRLGAEAAGRGLSVLVENHGGFSSHGDWLAGLMTSVDLPNVGTLPDFGNWYPADEYGGPTPVGKAGLYYDRYLGVGEMMPFALRSVSAKSYAFDEAGNETSIDYARMAGVIAHHGFSGWVGIEYEGTALPETEGIRATKRLLERVIGRQERGM
- the xylB gene encoding xylulokinase; the encoded protein is MPYFIGIDSSTTATKALIMDESGAVAGVASSEYPYDTPRPLWSEQDPHYWWKGTVDSVRAVIGKTGIDPKEIAGIGLTGQMHGLVLLDAHGEVIRPALLWNDQRTGAECDEIRERVGKERLIQLTGNDALTGFTAPKVLWVRNNEPEHYSRIAQMLLPKDYVRYRLTGDYATDRAGAAGTLLLDVRSRDWSPDVLEALDIPRHWLPDTHEGPEITGRVSADAAAVLGIPAGIPVVGGGGDQAAQAVGVGAVEEGIVALTLGTSGVVFASANQPAIEPEGRLHGFCHAVPGRWHMMGVMLSAAGSLRWHRDTIAPGIDFEELVTAAADIPEGSEGLLFLPYLTGERTPHPDPYARGAYVGLTVRHTRNHMTRSVLEGVGFGLKDSFELLRTSGLPAPRQVRISGGGAKSAVWRQILADILGAELVTVNTTEGAAYGAALLAGVGAGAWPDVDTAARSCIRITGSTPCREESVAAYALYYDQYRALYPALKPINDTLSGMA